A window of the Myxococcus fulvus genome harbors these coding sequences:
- the hemN gene encoding oxygen-independent coproporphyrinogen III oxidase, which produces MLPGVPRPSPELLARYNVSGPRYTSYPTAPEWRPDFGPEALEARLRVAGEQDETSPLSLYVHLPFCHSLCWYCGCNVVISKDSSAADRYLDHLVMELYLVAEQLGPRRALSQVHWGGGTPTFLTEKQLERLWTELMRRFTLLPDAEVAIEVHPSVTTSGQVSLLRQLGFNRLSMGLQDFDPRVQEATNRPQTPERTRALLDHARELGFTGVNFDLIYGLPYQQPERWARTLETVLAMRPDRLAVYSFAFMPDVLKHQKRMPADALPSAEVKLELFRAAYAGFVGAGYQAIGMDHFAVPEDELARALCERRLGRNFQGYTVKAASDVVALGSTGISDVAGAYAQNVRPLPAYYERISHGRLATERGLLLTEDDRKRRAVITQLMCNAWVDLGEEGVRDFAPELERLKTFEEDGLLVRSGSQLELTALGRLFVRNVAMVFDARLARAERPRFSRTV; this is translated from the coding sequence ATGCTTCCAGGAGTCCCCCGTCCGTCGCCGGAGCTGCTGGCCCGGTACAACGTCTCCGGGCCGCGCTACACCAGCTACCCCACCGCGCCGGAGTGGCGGCCGGACTTCGGACCGGAGGCGCTGGAGGCCCGGCTGCGAGTCGCCGGAGAGCAGGACGAGACCTCGCCCCTGTCGCTGTATGTCCACCTGCCTTTCTGCCACAGCCTGTGCTGGTACTGCGGCTGCAATGTGGTCATCAGCAAGGACTCGAGCGCGGCGGACCGGTACCTGGACCACCTGGTGATGGAGCTGTACCTGGTGGCCGAGCAATTGGGTCCCCGGCGCGCGCTGTCGCAAGTCCACTGGGGCGGCGGCACGCCCACGTTCCTCACCGAGAAGCAGCTGGAGCGGCTGTGGACGGAGCTGATGCGCCGCTTCACGCTGTTGCCGGACGCGGAGGTCGCCATCGAGGTGCACCCGTCCGTGACGACCTCGGGCCAGGTGTCGCTGCTGCGACAGCTCGGCTTCAACCGGCTGTCCATGGGGTTGCAGGACTTCGACCCGCGCGTGCAGGAGGCGACGAACCGGCCGCAGACGCCCGAGCGCACGCGCGCGCTCTTGGACCACGCGCGGGAGCTGGGCTTCACCGGCGTGAACTTCGACCTCATCTACGGCCTGCCGTACCAACAGCCGGAGCGCTGGGCGCGCACGCTGGAGACGGTGCTGGCGATGCGGCCGGACCGGCTGGCCGTCTACTCCTTCGCCTTCATGCCGGATGTGCTCAAGCACCAGAAGCGCATGCCCGCCGACGCGCTCCCCAGCGCCGAGGTGAAGCTGGAGCTGTTCCGCGCGGCCTACGCGGGCTTCGTGGGCGCGGGCTACCAGGCCATCGGCATGGACCACTTCGCGGTGCCCGAGGACGAGCTGGCGCGCGCCCTCTGCGAGCGCCGGCTGGGGCGCAACTTCCAGGGCTACACAGTGAAGGCGGCCTCGGACGTGGTGGCGCTGGGCAGCACGGGCATCAGCGACGTGGCGGGCGCGTACGCGCAGAACGTCCGTCCGCTGCCCGCTTACTACGAGCGCATCTCCCACGGTCGGCTGGCCACGGAGCGCGGGCTCTTGTTGACGGAGGACGACCGCAAGCGCCGCGCCGTCATCACCCAGCTGATGTGCAACGCCTGGGTGGACCTGGGCGAAGAGGGCGTGCGCGACTTCGCGCCGGAGCTGGAGCGCCTCAAGACGTTCGAGGAGGACGGGCTGCTGGTGCGCTCGGGCTCGCAGCTGGAGCTGACGGCGCTGGGGCGGCTGTTCGTGCGCAACGTGGCCATGGTGTTCGATGCCCGGCTGGCCCGGGCCGAGCGGCCGCGCTTCTCCCGGACCGTGTAG
- the ccoG gene encoding cytochrome c oxidase accessory protein CcoG produces MATAPQRDGPPRIDQLSSINADGSRKAIHPSDVSGRFITRRRVMFAVLLGIYVALPLVNVGGHPAVHLDVAARRFYLFGATYNAQDFWRVLFLGTALGFGLLFVTAWLGRAWCGWACPQTVFLEGLYRPIERLFDGPRERRLKQETSPWTPLRVTRAAAKHGAYVGVSLLIAHAALSLFVSAGGLVSMVSSGPATSPVAFTWAMAVSGALYFNFAWFREQLCIVVCPYGRLQSAMQDRDSLIVGYDSRRGEPRGRMVKVLPAHAAPPRGDCVDCRKCVTACPTGIDIRNGLQMECLACAQCIDACDEVMDRIGRPRGLIRYDSLKGLGSEPRRTLRPRLALYGLLFVASVVGLVWTLARRVPFEANLLRFQGMPYLVEEGQVRNQFELHLVNKNPEPTTFTLSIQAPPSARGVIPQSQVKLGSLESFRVPMFILVPQGSTEVPFDFIVEVADSASGEVKRREARFLGPPFKPR; encoded by the coding sequence ATGGCGACCGCACCTCAGCGAGACGGCCCCCCGCGCATCGACCAGTTGTCGTCCATCAACGCGGATGGCTCGCGCAAGGCCATCCATCCCTCGGACGTGAGCGGGCGCTTCATCACGCGCAGGCGGGTGATGTTCGCGGTGCTGCTCGGCATCTACGTGGCGCTGCCGTTGGTGAACGTGGGGGGGCATCCCGCCGTCCACCTGGATGTGGCGGCGCGGCGCTTCTATCTCTTCGGCGCCACGTACAACGCGCAGGACTTCTGGCGCGTGCTCTTCCTGGGCACGGCGCTGGGGTTCGGCCTGCTGTTCGTCACCGCGTGGCTGGGCCGCGCGTGGTGCGGCTGGGCCTGTCCGCAGACGGTGTTCCTGGAGGGCCTCTACCGCCCCATCGAGCGGCTCTTCGACGGGCCTCGTGAGCGGCGGCTCAAGCAGGAGACCTCCCCGTGGACGCCGCTTCGCGTGACGCGCGCGGCGGCCAAGCACGGGGCCTACGTGGGCGTGTCGCTCCTCATCGCGCACGCGGCGCTCAGCCTCTTCGTGTCCGCGGGCGGGCTGGTGTCCATGGTGTCCAGCGGCCCGGCCACGTCCCCGGTGGCCTTCACCTGGGCCATGGCCGTGAGCGGCGCGCTGTACTTCAACTTCGCGTGGTTCCGCGAGCAGCTCTGCATCGTGGTGTGTCCCTACGGCCGGCTCCAGTCGGCGATGCAGGACCGGGACTCGCTCATCGTCGGCTATGACTCGCGGCGAGGTGAGCCCCGGGGGCGGATGGTGAAGGTGCTCCCCGCGCACGCCGCGCCGCCCAGGGGCGACTGCGTGGACTGCCGCAAGTGCGTCACCGCGTGCCCCACGGGCATCGACATCCGCAACGGCCTGCAGATGGAGTGTCTGGCGTGCGCGCAGTGCATCGACGCGTGCGACGAGGTGATGGACCGGATTGGCCGGCCGCGAGGGCTCATCCGCTACGACTCGCTCAAGGGCCTGGGGAGCGAGCCCCGACGCACCCTGCGCCCCCGGCTCGCGCTGTATGGCCTGCTGTTCGTCGCCTCGGTCGTGGGGCTGGTGTGGACGCTCGCCCGCCGCGTGCCGTTCGAGGCGAACCTGCTGCGCTTCCAGGGCATGCCCTACCTCGTCGAGGAGGGGCAGGTGCGCAACCAGTTCGAGCTGCACCTGGTGAACAAGAACCCGGAGCCCACCACCTTCACGCTTTCCATCCAGGCGCCGCCGTCCGCGCGAGGCGTGATTCCGCAGTCGCAGGTGAAGCTCGGCTCGCTGGAGAGCTTCCGGGTGCCGATGTTCATCCTGGTGCCCCAGGGCAGCACCGAGGTGCCGTTCGACTTCATCGTCGAGGTGGCCGACTCCGCGTCGGGCGAGGTGAAGCGGAGGGAGGCGCGCTTCCTGGGGCCGCCGTTCAAGCCCCGTTGA
- a CDS encoding cbb3-type cytochrome oxidase subunit 3 gives MYKQFYQGMTLEELPLFALVLFIAVFLGVCAWVFGARRSQDFDALSQLPLSERGEGGHE, from the coding sequence ATGTACAAGCAATTCTACCAGGGGATGACGCTGGAAGAGCTGCCGCTCTTCGCGCTCGTCCTGTTCATCGCCGTCTTCCTGGGCGTGTGCGCCTGGGTCTTCGGGGCGCGCCGCAGCCAGGACTTCGACGCGCTGTCGCAGTTGCCCTTGTCGGAGCGCGGGGAGGGCGGCCATGAGTGA
- a CDS encoding cbb3-type cytochrome c oxidase N-terminal domain-containing protein, which yields MSDEKSPVLHVYDGIEEHDNQLPNWWLAILWTTLVFGAGYWFWYHIAEAGPGQLGEYAAESAEHAQRMASNTPASDELLLALVKDPTSLESGKGVFQANCAACHGAQGQGLIGPNLTDGFWLHGSAPMAIHKVVAEGAVAKGMPAWERTLGAERVKAVTAYLLTLKGTNAPGGKAPQGEPETP from the coding sequence ATGAGTGACGAGAAGTCGCCGGTGCTCCACGTCTATGACGGCATCGAGGAGCACGACAACCAGCTGCCCAACTGGTGGCTGGCCATCCTGTGGACCACGCTCGTCTTCGGCGCGGGCTACTGGTTCTGGTACCACATCGCCGAGGCGGGCCCCGGCCAGCTGGGCGAGTACGCCGCCGAGTCCGCGGAGCACGCCCAGCGCATGGCGAGCAACACGCCTGCCTCCGACGAGCTGCTCCTGGCGCTGGTGAAGGACCCGACGTCGCTGGAGAGCGGCAAGGGCGTGTTCCAGGCCAACTGCGCCGCGTGTCACGGCGCGCAGGGGCAGGGGCTCATCGGCCCCAACCTCACGGACGGCTTCTGGCTGCACGGCAGCGCCCCCATGGCCATCCACAAGGTGGTGGCCGAGGGCGCCGTGGCCAAGGGCATGCCCGCGTGGGAGCGCACGCTGGGCGCCGAGCGCGTCAAGGCCGTCACCGCCTATCTCCTGACGCTCAAGGGCACCAACGCACCCGGAGGAAAAGCCCCGCAGGGCGAGCCCGAGACGCCGTAG
- the ccoN gene encoding cytochrome-c oxidase, cbb3-type subunit I codes for MQQQRIVYDDTTVRRFIIAAVFFGIVGMAVGALVASQLAWWQANLGIPYLTYSRLRPLHTNAVIFAFVGNMMFAGVYYSTQRLLKARMASDLLSNIHFWGWQLIIVAAAITLPLGISTSKEYAELEWPIDLGITLIWVVFAINFFWTLARRNEKNLYVAIWFYIATIITVAVLHIVNSLALPLDGLKSYSVFSGVQDALVQWWYGHNAVAFFLTTPILGIMYYFLPKAAERPVYSYRLSIIHFWALVFIYIWAGPHHLLYTALPDWAQSLGMVFSVMLWAPSWGGMLNGLLTLKGAWYKLRDDPVLKFFIAAVTFYGMATFEGPLLSIKSVSALGHYTDWIVGHVHGGALGWNGFMAAGMFYWLVPRLYGTKLHSTRSADAHFWLATVGILLYIVSMWVSGISQGLMWRATNPDGTLMYPNFVETLLAIRPMYIVRFVGGSMYLVGFCMMAWNLWKTARSGKAVDGETTVVVGEDAHHPVTPTPVSTRPAWVQVITGRPLIFAIAILTVTMFLGWAKPVRALVLMGGIIVLGELAWIVTRKDREAGRPSWFALIEGRPLAFTVLTLIAILIGGVAELLPTILIQQAVPAHGEAQKPYSPLELQGRDLYVREGCYTCHSQMIRPFVAETQRYGDVSRAEEFIYDHPFQWGSKRTGPDLHRVGGRYPNLWHYTHLMDPRATSPGSNMPAYPWLAENTIKVKDAPRKLTLMQKLGVPYTNAEVDAAEARQKAQGEAIAADLATQGVQVAWDSEMVALVAYLQRLGRGPQDVPAPSDVAPTASAAGVQEGSR; via the coding sequence GTGCAACAACAGCGAATCGTCTACGACGACACCACGGTCCGCCGCTTCATCATCGCGGCGGTCTTCTTCGGCATCGTGGGCATGGCGGTGGGAGCGCTGGTGGCCAGCCAGCTCGCGTGGTGGCAGGCCAACCTGGGCATCCCCTACCTGACGTACTCCCGCCTGCGCCCCCTGCACACCAACGCGGTCATCTTCGCGTTCGTGGGCAACATGATGTTCGCCGGCGTCTACTACTCCACGCAGCGCCTGCTGAAGGCGCGCATGGCGTCGGACCTGCTCTCCAACATCCACTTCTGGGGCTGGCAGCTCATCATCGTCGCCGCGGCGATAACGCTGCCGTTGGGCATCAGCACCTCCAAGGAGTACGCGGAGCTGGAGTGGCCCATCGACCTCGGCATCACCCTCATCTGGGTGGTGTTCGCCATCAACTTCTTCTGGACGCTCGCCAGGCGCAACGAGAAGAACCTCTACGTCGCCATCTGGTTCTACATCGCCACCATCATCACCGTGGCGGTGCTGCACATCGTCAACAGCCTGGCGCTGCCCCTGGATGGCCTCAAGAGCTACTCGGTCTTCTCCGGCGTGCAGGACGCGCTGGTGCAGTGGTGGTACGGCCACAACGCCGTCGCCTTCTTCCTGACCACTCCCATCCTGGGCATCATGTATTACTTCCTGCCCAAGGCGGCGGAGCGGCCGGTGTATTCGTACCGGTTGTCCATCATCCACTTCTGGGCCCTGGTCTTCATCTACATCTGGGCCGGCCCGCACCACCTGCTCTACACCGCGCTGCCGGACTGGGCGCAGTCGTTGGGCATGGTCTTCAGCGTGATGCTGTGGGCGCCGTCGTGGGGCGGCATGCTCAACGGCCTGCTGACGCTCAAGGGCGCCTGGTACAAGCTGCGCGATGACCCCGTCTTGAAGTTCTTCATCGCGGCCGTGACGTTCTACGGCATGGCGACCTTCGAGGGGCCGCTGCTCTCCATCAAGTCGGTGAGCGCGCTGGGCCACTACACGGACTGGATTGTCGGCCACGTGCACGGCGGCGCGCTCGGGTGGAACGGCTTCATGGCGGCCGGCATGTTCTACTGGCTGGTGCCCAGGCTGTACGGCACGAAGCTGCACTCGACGCGCTCGGCGGACGCGCACTTCTGGCTCGCGACGGTGGGCATCCTCCTCTACATCGTGTCGATGTGGGTCAGCGGCATCAGCCAGGGCCTCATGTGGCGCGCCACCAACCCGGACGGCACGCTGATGTACCCGAACTTCGTGGAGACGCTCCTGGCCATCCGGCCCATGTACATCGTCCGCTTCGTCGGCGGCTCCATGTACCTGGTGGGCTTCTGCATGATGGCGTGGAACCTCTGGAAGACGGCCCGCTCGGGCAAGGCCGTCGACGGTGAGACCACCGTCGTCGTGGGCGAGGACGCGCACCACCCCGTTACCCCCACTCCCGTCTCGACGCGTCCGGCCTGGGTGCAGGTCATCACGGGGCGTCCGCTCATCTTCGCCATCGCCATCCTCACGGTGACGATGTTCCTGGGCTGGGCGAAGCCGGTGCGAGCGCTGGTGCTGATGGGCGGCATCATCGTGCTGGGCGAGCTGGCCTGGATCGTCACCCGCAAGGACCGCGAGGCGGGCCGGCCGTCCTGGTTCGCGCTCATCGAGGGGCGCCCGCTGGCCTTCACCGTGCTCACGCTCATCGCCATCCTCATCGGCGGCGTGGCGGAGCTGCTCCCCACCATCCTCATCCAGCAGGCGGTGCCCGCGCATGGCGAGGCGCAGAAGCCGTACTCGCCGCTGGAGCTGCAGGGCCGTGACTTGTACGTCCGCGAGGGTTGCTACACGTGCCACTCGCAGATGATCCGCCCCTTCGTCGCGGAGACGCAGCGCTACGGCGACGTGTCGCGCGCGGAGGAGTTCATCTACGACCACCCGTTCCAGTGGGGCAGCAAGCGCACCGGGCCGGACCTGCACCGCGTGGGCGGGCGCTACCCGAACCTCTGGCATTACACGCACCTGATGGACCCGCGCGCGACGAGCCCCGGCTCGAACATGCCGGCCTACCCGTGGCTCGCGGAGAACACCATCAAGGTGAAGGACGCGCCCAGGAAGCTGACGCTGATGCAGAAGCTGGGCGTGCCGTACACGAACGCGGAGGTGGACGCGGCCGAGGCGCGGCAGAAGGCGCAGGGTGAGGCCATCGCCGCGGACCTGGCAACGCAGGGGGTCCAGGTGGCGTGGGACTCGGAGATGGTGGCCCTGGTGGCCTACCTCCAGCGCCTGGGCCGTGGACCGCAGGACGTGCCCGCGCCGTCGGATGTCGCGCCCACCGCGTCGGCGGCGGGCGTCCAGGAAGGGAGCCGCTGA
- a CDS encoding heavy metal translocating P-type ATPase, which translates to MADPAQTRPDEALCLHCGSRVPEGASSREFCCAGCEAVHGLLVSQGLTRYYQLTGGKTSPAAEPARGRGLSWLEPLVTKAEAAPGALCSLELDVQGIHCAACVWLMNELFRRQPGGAGFTVDPALGKARMQWRRGAFDVAGFLRAVEGFGYLFGPSRKRPAPASLDLPIRLGICVALTMNVMLFSVSFYVGLAPEDGEVFGLFTRLSLWLSTVVVLVGGWPFFRSAWQGLRRGVPHLDLPIALGILLVFGTSLVQARGGRGDLAYFDTLNTFVTLMLVGRWLQQRVLERNRRFLLEDDGAEGLFVRRQEGDQLVTVKVSQVAERDLLVIAPGDLVPVDAELLDARARVTTDWMTGEPDEREVLAGQPLPAGAFNAGREAVRALATQSFQDSPLVALLRRPPEGSGRSAGHTRFWESVSRRWVVTVLAVSALGLALWWPSGPDKALEVAVALLVVTCPCAIGIATPLAYELVQARLRREGFFIRATDLLDRLPRVRQVLFDKTGTLTLGRMELADRSVVESLDDEARDVAFNLASRSNHPVSRCLADALSRTGARFVPDARVTEHPGQGLEWVRGGVSWRLGRADWRSGCASADAPRGTVLFRDNTSVAAFPLREALRPDARREVSALQAEGHAVWLISGDAPARVRELANSLGVPEAQALGGLRPEDKACTVSRLGSTDSLYLGDGVNDSLAFERALCAGTPAIDRPVMPGKSDFFLVGEGLASLREALRLSRELHQVVRRLLTLAIGYNVVAVAVCLVGWMTPLRAAVAMPATSLATVLFTVWSLSAPRAPRRDAAGLPRPTEVLA; encoded by the coding sequence ATGGCTGATCCCGCGCAAACCCGGCCCGACGAGGCCCTCTGCCTCCACTGTGGCAGCCGCGTTCCCGAGGGCGCCAGCTCGCGCGAGTTCTGCTGCGCGGGCTGTGAGGCGGTCCATGGCCTGTTGGTGTCGCAGGGGCTGACGCGCTACTACCAGCTCACGGGTGGGAAGACGTCGCCGGCGGCGGAGCCCGCGCGAGGGCGAGGCCTCTCGTGGCTGGAGCCGCTGGTGACGAAGGCGGAGGCGGCGCCGGGCGCGCTGTGCTCGCTCGAGCTGGACGTGCAGGGCATCCACTGCGCGGCCTGTGTGTGGTTGATGAACGAGTTGTTCCGGCGGCAGCCCGGAGGCGCGGGCTTCACGGTGGACCCGGCGCTGGGCAAGGCGCGGATGCAGTGGCGGCGCGGTGCCTTCGATGTGGCGGGCTTCCTGCGCGCGGTGGAGGGCTTCGGCTACCTCTTCGGACCCAGCCGCAAGAGGCCGGCGCCGGCGAGCCTGGACCTGCCCATCCGACTGGGCATCTGCGTCGCGCTGACGATGAACGTGATGTTGTTCTCGGTGAGCTTCTACGTGGGGCTCGCGCCCGAGGACGGCGAGGTCTTCGGGCTCTTCACGCGGCTGAGCCTGTGGCTGTCCACGGTGGTGGTGCTGGTGGGTGGCTGGCCGTTCTTCCGCTCGGCATGGCAGGGGCTGCGTCGGGGGGTGCCGCACCTGGACCTGCCGATTGCCTTGGGCATCTTGCTGGTGTTCGGCACCTCGCTGGTGCAGGCGCGTGGCGGGCGTGGAGACCTGGCGTACTTCGACACGCTCAACACCTTCGTGACGTTGATGCTGGTGGGGCGCTGGCTCCAGCAGCGCGTGTTGGAGCGCAACCGCCGCTTCCTGCTCGAGGACGATGGGGCCGAGGGGCTCTTCGTCCGCCGACAGGAAGGGGACCAGCTCGTCACCGTGAAGGTGTCGCAGGTGGCGGAGCGCGACTTGCTCGTCATCGCGCCGGGCGACCTGGTGCCGGTGGACGCGGAGCTGCTGGATGCCCGCGCGCGGGTCACCACGGATTGGATGACGGGAGAGCCCGACGAGCGCGAGGTGCTCGCGGGACAGCCGCTGCCCGCGGGCGCGTTCAACGCGGGGCGCGAGGCGGTGAGGGCGCTGGCGACGCAGTCGTTCCAGGACTCGCCGCTGGTGGCGTTGTTGCGTCGTCCTCCGGAGGGCTCGGGGCGGAGCGCGGGGCACACGCGCTTCTGGGAGTCGGTGTCGCGGCGCTGGGTGGTGACGGTGCTGGCCGTGTCCGCGCTGGGGCTCGCGCTGTGGTGGCCGTCGGGGCCGGACAAGGCGCTCGAGGTGGCGGTGGCGCTGCTGGTGGTGACGTGCCCGTGCGCCATCGGTATCGCCACGCCGCTGGCGTACGAGCTGGTGCAGGCGCGGCTGCGCCGAGAGGGCTTCTTCATCCGCGCCACGGACCTGTTGGACCGGCTGCCGCGGGTGCGTCAGGTGCTGTTCGACAAGACGGGGACGCTGACGCTCGGGCGCATGGAGCTGGCGGACCGGAGCGTGGTGGAGTCGCTCGACGATGAGGCGCGGGATGTGGCCTTCAACCTGGCCTCGCGCAGCAACCACCCGGTGAGCCGGTGCCTGGCGGATGCGCTGTCGCGCACGGGCGCCCGCTTCGTGCCGGATGCCCGCGTCACCGAGCACCCGGGACAGGGGCTCGAGTGGGTCCGCGGCGGCGTGTCATGGCGGCTGGGCCGCGCGGACTGGCGCTCCGGCTGCGCGAGTGCCGACGCTCCGCGCGGCACGGTGCTCTTCCGCGACAACACCTCCGTCGCCGCCTTCCCCCTGCGCGAGGCGCTGCGCCCCGACGCCCGCCGCGAGGTCTCCGCGCTCCAGGCCGAAGGACACGCGGTGTGGCTCATCTCGGGTGACGCCCCCGCACGGGTGCGCGAGCTGGCGAACTCGCTCGGAGTCCCCGAAGCGCAGGCGCTCGGGGGCCTGCGTCCGGAGGACAAGGCGTGCACGGTGTCGCGGCTGGGCTCGACGGACTCGCTGTACCTGGGTGACGGCGTCAACGACAGCCTCGCCTTCGAGCGGGCCCTGTGCGCGGGCACGCCCGCCATCGACCGTCCGGTGATGCCGGGCAAGAGCGACTTCTTCCTGGTGGGCGAGGGCCTCGCGTCCCTGCGTGAGGCGCTGCGCCTGTCACGCGAGCTGCATCAGGTGGTGCGCCGGCTGCTCACGCTGGCCATCGGCTACAACGTGGTGGCCGTCGCCGTGTGCCTGGTGGGCTGGATGACGCCCCTGCGCGCCGCGGTGGCGATGCCCGCCACCAGCCTGGCCACCGTCCTGTTCACCGTGTGGAGCCTGTCCGCGCCCCGTGCACCCCGGCGTGACGCGGCGGGCCTTCCGCGCCCCACGGAGGTGCTCGCATGA